A genomic stretch from Microbacterium luteolum includes:
- the mmsB gene encoding multiple monosaccharide ABC transporter permease, with product MTTESTPAKSGFHFKDITKMFGGGGTSTLRQFGILGSLIVIILLFEVLTLLRNGPNGATLTSGNLINVINQYSFILILAIGMVMVIIMGHIDLSVGSVAAFTGIIVAKSMSEWNLPWPLAILLGLGVGAAVGAWQGFWVAYVGVPAFIVTLAGMLFFRGAQQWIGDAQTIPVPKGFQVIGTGYLPEIGLPLPFNIPTMLLALVAVAWLIFWEIRTRRVQKKMGSDRAPLWVSVTKVVLLSVVVLAAAWMFATGRPGTSFPVPGLILLALVIVYTFITSNTVFGRHIYAVGGNRQAARLSGVKDRWVDFFVMMNMSVLAALAGMIFVARSQASGPNDGTGWELDAIASVFIGGAAVAGGIGTVIGSIIGGLVMAFLNNGLALLGQGSDVVSMIKGLVLLIAVGIDVWNKQQGRPSLIGFMTRRFGRKEDPALQTFEPNKTYQAPPVDKTSGQ from the coding sequence ATGACCACCGAATCCACCCCCGCGAAGAGCGGATTCCACTTCAAGGACATCACGAAGATGTTCGGAGGCGGCGGAACGTCGACGCTGCGTCAGTTCGGCATCCTCGGCAGCCTGATCGTCATCATCCTGCTCTTCGAGGTCCTCACCCTGCTGCGCAACGGCCCGAACGGCGCGACGCTCACCTCGGGCAACCTGATCAACGTCATCAACCAGTACTCGTTCATCCTGATCCTCGCGATCGGGATGGTGATGGTCATCATCATGGGGCACATCGACCTGTCGGTCGGCTCCGTGGCAGCGTTCACCGGCATCATCGTCGCGAAGTCGATGTCGGAGTGGAACCTCCCTTGGCCGCTCGCGATCCTGCTCGGTCTCGGCGTGGGAGCCGCAGTCGGCGCGTGGCAGGGATTCTGGGTCGCCTACGTCGGTGTTCCCGCCTTCATCGTGACGCTGGCCGGCATGCTCTTCTTCCGCGGTGCGCAGCAGTGGATCGGCGACGCACAGACGATCCCGGTCCCGAAGGGCTTCCAGGTCATCGGCACGGGGTACCTGCCCGAGATCGGACTCCCGCTGCCGTTCAACATCCCGACCATGCTGCTCGCCCTCGTGGCCGTCGCGTGGCTCATCTTCTGGGAGATCCGCACCCGTCGCGTCCAGAAGAAGATGGGCTCCGACCGAGCGCCCCTGTGGGTGAGCGTGACCAAGGTCGTGCTGCTCTCCGTCGTCGTGCTGGCCGCCGCGTGGATGTTCGCCACCGGTCGCCCCGGGACGAGTTTCCCGGTGCCGGGCCTGATCCTGCTGGCCCTCGTCATCGTCTACACCTTCATCACGAGCAACACCGTGTTCGGCCGTCACATCTACGCGGTCGGCGGCAACCGGCAGGCAGCGCGCCTCTCGGGCGTGAAGGACCGCTGGGTCGACTTCTTCGTGATGATGAACATGTCGGTGCTCGCGGCTCTCGCCGGCATGATCTTCGTCGCCCGCTCGCAGGCCTCCGGCCCGAACGACGGCACCGGCTGGGAGCTCGACGCCATCGCCTCGGTCTTCATCGGTGGCGCGGCTGTCGCCGGCGGTATCGGCACCGTGATCGGGTCGATCATCGGTGGTCTCGTGATGGCCTTCCTCAACAACGGCCTCGCGCTGCTCGGTCAGGGTTCGGATGTCGTCTCGATGATCAAGGGCCTCGTGCTCCTGATCGCGGTCGGTATCGACGTCTGGAACAAGCAGCAGGGGCGCCCGTCGCTCATCGGGTTCATGACGCGCCGCTTCGGCCGCAAGGAGGACCCGGCTCTGCAGACCTTCGAGCCCAACAAGACCTATCAAGCCCCACCCGTCGACAAGACGAGCGGACAGTAG
- a CDS encoding sugar-binding protein, giving the protein MKKMLLTATAIVAVGAFALTGCSAERGGDTGADGGDEAAAGFAADATIGVALPDKTSENWVLAGKLFEDGLAEAGFKADVQYAPASNTVAEQQNQIQAMVTNGAKVIIIGAKDGKQLATQVQAAKDAGATVIAYDRLIENTEAVDYYAAFDNFKVGNLQGQALLDGLAERAGHEAPYNIELFSGSPDDANSAVFFDGAMEVLQPKIDDGTLKVVSGQTEIAQTATEGWLPENAQNRMDTLLTSSYSGDTVIDGVLSPNDTLARAIITSVQQAGKPVPVVTGQDSEVESVKSIMEGIQYSTINKDTTLLVEQAIKMVQQLQKGEEVDVNDTESYDNGAKVVPAYLLDPVIVTKENAAEAYANVPSLLEIVKSYQ; this is encoded by the coding sequence ATGAAGAAGATGCTTCTGACGGCGACAGCGATCGTCGCCGTGGGCGCTTTCGCCCTCACCGGATGCTCTGCGGAGCGCGGCGGAGACACCGGAGCCGATGGCGGCGACGAGGCGGCAGCGGGCTTCGCAGCAGACGCCACGATCGGTGTCGCACTCCCGGACAAGACCTCGGAGAACTGGGTCCTCGCCGGCAAGCTGTTCGAGGACGGCCTGGCTGAGGCCGGCTTCAAGGCCGACGTGCAGTACGCGCCGGCCAGCAACACCGTCGCCGAGCAGCAGAACCAGATCCAGGCGATGGTCACCAACGGCGCCAAGGTCATCATCATCGGTGCCAAGGACGGCAAGCAGCTGGCCACCCAGGTGCAGGCTGCCAAGGACGCTGGCGCCACGGTGATCGCCTACGACCGACTGATCGAGAACACCGAGGCCGTCGACTACTACGCCGCCTTCGACAACTTCAAGGTCGGCAACCTGCAGGGTCAGGCCCTGCTCGACGGTCTGGCCGAGCGTGCGGGCCACGAGGCTCCGTACAACATCGAGCTGTTCTCCGGCTCGCCGGACGACGCGAACTCCGCGGTCTTCTTCGACGGCGCCATGGAGGTCCTGCAGCCGAAGATCGACGACGGCACGCTCAAGGTCGTCTCGGGTCAGACCGAGATCGCCCAGACGGCGACCGAGGGTTGGCTTCCGGAGAACGCGCAGAACCGTATGGACACCCTGCTGACCTCGTCGTACAGCGGCGACACCGTCATCGACGGCGTCCTCTCGCCGAACGACACGCTTGCCCGCGCCATCATCACCTCGGTGCAGCAGGCCGGAAAGCCCGTCCCGGTCGTCACGGGTCAGGACTCCGAGGTCGAGTCGGTGAAGTCGATCATGGAGGGCATCCAGTACTCCACGATCAACAAGGACACCACGCTCCTCGTCGAGCAGGCCATCAAGATGGTCCAGCAGCTGCAGAAGGGCGAGGAGGTCGACGTCAACGACACCGAGTCCTACGACAACGGCGCCAAGGTCGTCCCGGCGTACCTGCTCGACCCGGTCATCGTCACGAAGGAGAACGCGGCCGAGGCATACGCCAACGTCCCGAGCCTCCTCGAGATCGTGAAGTCGTACCAGTAA
- a CDS encoding HNH endonuclease signature motif containing protein: MEAMVDATDSQMAALADLVASLAAAEATLSSMQAARDGLLALAGRLAVDIAQQAHHPDGADMTIRSVAAEIGAVQRVSDRTVERRMSDASWLVDRFPSVWHAQGEGRISAAHSRVIVDAGAHLDDEADRVDYAAEVIEAAAVESPNRLRRIARRIAEKYQKRTVTERHREAREKRRVWIKDGDDGMAELGMHGSAAVVHGMFDRLSQMAHALKEENVKAAKGTDSVRDERTIDQLRADLLADLVLTGAPTAHDTEDGLLEAIHARVEVTVPASSLMNGETTSSAGRCSPPAELDGTMPLDSWTVRFFAATAGGWDRVFTHPTSGAMLSVDRYRPSEQLRRHLRARDQRCRFPTCGLAARKCDVDHNVAAAAGGATSHENLAAFCRRHHMLKHHSPWHVRQGPGGVLEWTSPTGRIHVDEPPAQNTVTFAEAGTVAAPF, translated from the coding sequence ATGGAAGCGATGGTCGATGCGACGGATTCCCAGATGGCGGCGCTCGCCGATCTGGTCGCGTCGTTGGCCGCCGCTGAGGCGACGTTGAGCAGCATGCAAGCCGCGCGCGACGGGTTGCTGGCTCTCGCCGGGCGGCTCGCCGTCGACATCGCGCAGCAGGCGCACCACCCCGATGGCGCGGACATGACGATCCGTTCCGTCGCCGCCGAGATCGGTGCCGTGCAGCGCGTGAGCGACCGGACCGTCGAGCGGCGGATGTCCGACGCGTCGTGGCTGGTCGACCGCTTCCCGTCGGTCTGGCACGCACAGGGTGAAGGGCGGATCAGCGCGGCGCACTCGCGGGTCATCGTCGACGCCGGGGCGCATCTCGACGACGAGGCGGATCGCGTGGACTACGCCGCGGAGGTCATCGAGGCCGCGGCCGTCGAGTCGCCGAATCGTCTGCGACGTATCGCCCGACGGATCGCGGAGAAGTACCAGAAGCGCACCGTGACGGAGCGGCATCGCGAGGCCCGCGAGAAGCGGCGGGTGTGGATCAAGGATGGCGACGACGGCATGGCCGAACTCGGCATGCACGGCTCCGCAGCCGTGGTGCACGGCATGTTCGACCGGCTCTCGCAGATGGCGCACGCCCTCAAGGAGGAGAACGTCAAAGCGGCGAAGGGGACGGACAGCGTCCGAGACGAACGCACGATCGATCAGTTGCGTGCCGATCTGCTCGCCGACCTCGTCCTCACCGGCGCCCCAACCGCGCACGACACCGAAGACGGGCTGCTCGAAGCGATTCACGCCAGGGTCGAGGTCACCGTACCCGCATCGTCTCTGATGAACGGCGAGACGACCTCCTCGGCGGGCCGGTGCTCCCCTCCGGCCGAGCTGGACGGCACGATGCCGCTCGATTCGTGGACCGTCCGCTTCTTCGCCGCGACCGCAGGGGGTTGGGATCGCGTCTTCACGCATCCGACCAGCGGCGCGATGCTTTCCGTCGACCGCTATCGTCCCAGCGAACAACTCCGACGACATCTCCGGGCGCGAGACCAACGATGTCGTTTTCCGACCTGCGGTCTGGCGGCACGAAAATGCGACGTCGATCACAACGTCGCCGCAGCCGCAGGAGGGGCCACCTCCCACGAGAACCTCGCGGCGTTCTGCCGACGGCATCACATGCTGAAGCACCATTCGCCATGGCACGTCCGACAGGGACCGGGCGGAGTTCTCGAATGGACCAGCCCGACAGGCCGCATCCACGTCGACGAGCCTCCCGCGCAGAACACCGTCACTTTTGCAGAAGCCGGAACGGTTGCAGCTCCGTTCTGA
- a CDS encoding spermidine synthase: MQSRKRPGRYELSVDGIPQSVVSMTDPTSLDYAYIRHIARAIDAAAEPGEPLFTVHLGAGALTLARYVQATRAGSPQLVVEFEPTLYEAVIAALPLPAGADLRVIFGDARVVADAEFSGEGRSSVPSSPSSALGAAATGATADDTEWVNARFTVVDLWDAAVIRHRVASQEFYRRVAARSAADGVVAVNLLDGHPFEYSRRQAATLSTVFEHVAVVLEAEPTDDEGPLSNVVVFASDEPLDIVTTPDLLGTPRPHMLHDSRLTSWIAEARIMTDADGTDSPDPDDPIWD, translated from the coding sequence GTGCAATCCAGGAAGCGTCCCGGTCGCTACGAGCTCAGCGTCGATGGGATTCCGCAGTCCGTCGTCTCGATGACCGACCCCACCTCCCTCGATTACGCCTACATCCGGCACATCGCCAGAGCGATCGATGCCGCGGCCGAGCCCGGTGAGCCGTTGTTCACCGTGCACCTGGGGGCCGGAGCACTCACGCTGGCACGCTACGTGCAGGCCACCCGTGCCGGGTCGCCTCAACTCGTGGTCGAGTTCGAGCCCACTCTCTATGAAGCGGTGATCGCCGCACTGCCTCTTCCCGCCGGCGCCGACCTGCGAGTCATCTTCGGCGATGCGCGAGTTGTCGCAGACGCGGAGTTTTCCGGCGAGGGGCGATCGTCGGTTCCGTCATCCCCTTCCTCCGCGCTCGGCGCCGCAGCGACGGGCGCCACCGCCGACGACACCGAATGGGTCAATGCGCGCTTCACCGTCGTCGATCTCTGGGATGCCGCCGTCATCAGACACCGTGTGGCCAGCCAGGAGTTCTACCGCCGGGTCGCGGCGCGCTCCGCAGCCGACGGTGTCGTGGCGGTCAACCTGCTCGATGGGCATCCGTTCGAGTATTCACGGCGACAGGCGGCCACCCTGAGCACGGTGTTCGAGCACGTCGCCGTCGTTCTCGAGGCGGAACCGACCGACGATGAAGGACCGCTCAGCAACGTCGTCGTCTTCGCGAGCGATGAGCCGCTGGACATCGTGACCACCCCCGATCTTCTCGGCACGCCGCGACCGCACATGCTCCACGACAGTCGGCTGACGTCATGGATCGCTGAGGCGCGCATCATGACCGACGCCGACGGCACGGACTCCCCCGACCCCGACGACCCCATCTGGGATTAG
- a CDS encoding ABC-F family ATP-binding cassette domain-containing protein, producing MAHLLGAEGLHLEYPTRVVFDSVTLGIEEGDRIGIVGRNGDGKSSLLGMLAGTKEPSAGRVTVRGGIRIGVLDQADTLADDVTISQAVVGDMPEYEWAGDARVRDVIEGLLKDLPWDAEIGSLSGGQRRRVSLAKLLAGDWDVVALDEPTNHLDVEAITWLAGHLKRRWNANSGALLVVTHDRWFLDEICTETWEVHDRIVEPFEGGYAAYILQRVERDRMNATIEAKRQNLARKELAWLRRGAPARTAKPKFRIDAANELIADVPEIRDKVSLQSLAVSRLGKDVVDLLDVGVTYPSPSTSSGTQDRVVLRDVEWRIAPGERTGILGVNGAGKSTLLGLIAGTVEPTVGRVKRGKTVVVKTLTQRLDELEDVRHEPVRIVISRLRTSYTLGAGSKAQDLTPGQLLERLGFDSAQLSTPVKDLSGGQQRRLQLLLVLLDQPNVLILDEPTNDLDTDMLAAIEDLLDSWSGTLLVVSHDRYFLERVTDQQYAILDGHLRHLPGGVDEYLRLRQLQDAAPSKSQTATNTAKKASALDGAALRTAQKEISSLERRIEKLTQQINKAKNALAEHDQSDYAGIADAMKAIGDTQAEIEELELRWFELTEQLD from the coding sequence ATGGCACATCTTCTCGGGGCCGAAGGCCTCCACCTCGAATATCCGACCAGGGTCGTCTTCGACTCCGTGACCCTCGGCATCGAGGAGGGCGACCGCATCGGCATCGTCGGCCGCAACGGTGACGGCAAGTCCAGCCTCCTCGGCATGCTGGCAGGGACCAAGGAGCCGAGCGCGGGGCGCGTCACCGTGCGCGGCGGCATCCGCATCGGCGTCCTCGATCAGGCCGACACGCTCGCCGACGACGTCACGATCAGTCAGGCCGTGGTCGGCGACATGCCGGAGTACGAATGGGCCGGCGACGCCCGCGTGCGCGACGTGATCGAAGGACTCCTGAAGGATCTGCCCTGGGATGCCGAGATCGGCTCGCTCAGCGGTGGCCAGCGCCGCCGTGTCTCGCTCGCGAAGCTGCTCGCGGGGGACTGGGACGTCGTCGCCCTCGACGAGCCCACCAACCACCTCGACGTGGAGGCGATCACCTGGCTCGCCGGACACCTCAAGCGGCGGTGGAACGCGAACTCCGGTGCCCTCCTGGTCGTCACTCACGATCGCTGGTTCCTCGACGAGATCTGCACCGAGACGTGGGAGGTGCACGACCGCATCGTCGAGCCGTTCGAGGGCGGCTACGCCGCGTACATCCTGCAGCGCGTCGAGCGGGACCGGATGAACGCCACGATCGAGGCGAAGCGCCAGAACCTCGCACGCAAGGAGCTCGCGTGGCTGCGCCGCGGTGCGCCCGCGCGCACCGCCAAGCCCAAGTTCCGCATCGACGCGGCCAACGAGCTCATCGCCGATGTGCCCGAGATCCGCGACAAGGTCTCCCTGCAGTCGCTCGCGGTCTCGCGGCTCGGCAAGGACGTCGTGGACCTGCTCGACGTCGGGGTGACCTACCCCAGCCCTTCGACAAGCTCAGGGACCCAGGACAGAGTGGTCCTGCGCGATGTGGAGTGGCGCATCGCGCCGGGGGAGCGCACCGGCATCCTCGGCGTCAACGGCGCCGGCAAGTCCACTCTCCTCGGCCTGATCGCCGGCACCGTCGAGCCGACCGTCGGCCGGGTCAAGCGCGGCAAGACCGTGGTCGTGAAGACGCTCACGCAGCGCCTCGACGAGCTCGAGGACGTGCGGCACGAGCCCGTGCGGATCGTGATCTCCCGGCTGCGCACCTCGTACACGCTCGGGGCCGGCTCCAAGGCGCAGGACCTGACGCCCGGTCAGCTGCTCGAGCGGCTCGGCTTCGACTCCGCGCAGCTCTCGACGCCGGTCAAGGATCTCTCGGGAGGCCAGCAGCGCCGGCTGCAGCTGCTCCTGGTGCTGCTCGACCAGCCCAACGTGCTGATCCTCGACGAGCCCACGAACGACCTCGACACCGACATGCTCGCCGCGATCGAGGACCTGCTCGACTCCTGGTCGGGGACGCTCCTCGTGGTCAGCCACGACCGCTACTTCCTGGAGCGCGTCACCGACCAGCAGTACGCGATCCTCGACGGACACCTCCGCCATCTCCCGGGTGGCGTCGACGAGTACCTGCGACTTCGTCAGCTGCAGGACGCGGCGCCGAGCAAGTCGCAGACGGCGACGAACACCGCGAAGAAGGCATCCGCCTTGGACGGCGCAGCCCTCCGCACGGCACAGAAGGAGATCTCCTCCCTCGAGCGCCGGATCGAGAAGCTCACGCAGCAGATCAACAAGGCGAAGAACGCGCTGGCCGAGCACGACCAGTCCGACTACGCCGGCATCGCCGACGCGATGAAGGCGATCGGTGACACGCAGGCCGAGATCGAGGAGCTCGAGCTGCGCTGGTTCGAGCTCACCGAGCAGCTGGACTGA
- a CDS encoding endonuclease/exonuclease/phosphatase family protein, with translation MTTRRVRDTDLPDAGRGRRGVGLGLALTVVVAAPVALLLSWPQAVRAERLPVVAQLIAFRPVLAIALLVGAALCTLIALARRRWSIAAAMAVVLVAAAGTNAAVLLARGGAVLEAGVVSEGEGEGEGDLTVLAWNTLGGAASPQSIAQLVIETDADIVSLPETDEAAVTEVARLVALEGKTMTADTTRGADGDSAIPTSVLISAELGDYRHDADAGSTPDLPSGVWEPVDGTGPRIVAAHPLPPLPGMFGQWSAGLDWVTDHCTEPDVIVAGDLNATIDHFGARLDGCRDAALQSGGAASGTWPASAPVWLASPIDHVLVGSAWEVRAASVITSSDGAGSDHRPIVAVVSPAAR, from the coding sequence ATGACGACGAGGCGTGTGCGCGATACGGATCTCCCCGACGCAGGGCGCGGTCGACGGGGCGTGGGGCTCGGTCTTGCGCTCACTGTCGTCGTCGCGGCGCCGGTCGCCCTGCTGCTCTCGTGGCCGCAGGCGGTGAGGGCCGAGCGCCTCCCCGTCGTCGCGCAGCTCATCGCGTTCCGCCCCGTGCTGGCGATCGCGCTGCTGGTCGGTGCGGCGCTCTGCACCCTCATCGCCCTTGCCCGCCGACGCTGGTCGATAGCCGCGGCGATGGCTGTCGTGCTCGTCGCGGCCGCGGGGACGAACGCGGCGGTGCTGCTCGCGCGGGGCGGCGCCGTGCTCGAGGCCGGTGTCGTGAGCGAGGGCGAGGGCGAGGGCGAGGGCGATCTCACGGTCCTCGCGTGGAACACGCTGGGCGGCGCGGCATCACCGCAGTCGATCGCGCAGCTCGTGATCGAGACGGATGCCGACATCGTGAGCCTGCCGGAGACCGACGAAGCGGCGGTGACCGAGGTCGCCCGGCTCGTCGCCCTCGAGGGCAAGACCATGACGGCCGACACGACCCGCGGCGCCGACGGCGACTCCGCCATCCCCACCTCCGTGCTCATCTCCGCGGAGCTCGGCGACTACCGGCACGATGCCGACGCCGGCTCCACTCCCGACCTGCCGAGCGGCGTGTGGGAGCCGGTGGACGGAACCGGCCCGCGCATCGTGGCGGCTCACCCGCTGCCTCCGCTCCCCGGCATGTTCGGGCAGTGGAGCGCCGGTCTGGACTGGGTCACCGATCACTGCACGGAGCCGGACGTCATCGTCGCGGGCGACCTGAACGCCACGATCGACCACTTCGGTGCGAGGCTCGACGGATGCCGGGACGCGGCGCTCCAGTCAGGGGGCGCGGCGAGCGGCACCTGGCCGGCTTCCGCACCCGTCTGGCTCGCCTCACCGATCGACCACGTCCTGGTCGGCTCAGCCTGGGAGGTGCGAGCGGCCTCGGTGATCACATCCTCCGACGGCGCAGGCAGCGATCACCGCCCGATCGTCGCCGTGGTCAGTCCAGCTGCTCGGTGA
- a CDS encoding Na+/H+ antiporter: MEGLEVTVLLGLTILVGTLIAPRVRLALPLVLVIFGLLLGFVPQLREVQLPPETVLLLFLPVILFWESLTTSLRSIRRDFRYILPMSTVLVVASAFAVAGIAVLFGMPWEIALILGAAVAPPDATAVAALGRLLPRRAFMKLKAESLTNDGTALVLYAIAVSVALGGQITPLSVTWDVLVSYVGGVAAGTAVAALGYLLLSRSSSTIVINVALLLIPFSAFLVAELVHASGVLAVVVAGLIVAYISPRVTTASSRRQADAAWPFGVFLLNGALFVLIGLEVQYVVHEISAAAIGRLVLITLAVWATLLVVRYVFQLLNVLFQGRPTSPLPRGVRSRARAVSTVAGMRGAVSLAIALSVPASISEGGGVSGRDEIVFVTAGVIMLSLLVQAPLLPMIVRWAKFPVDHAEDEEYELAERAISGAALAALDDLAAEHGVGQEVRDRVRAEGYQMLEFENARSLAREQALVDAEAEALDDMLDEPDPLGIGGVDTGDATPLGVGATDTTDGTVLQMIATSADVDLAQRSPLIRHEEHTRLKLALLDRKREVLLGLRGAGTVDDMVVRRISARLDLEQVRLQGIEEFD; the protein is encoded by the coding sequence ATGGAAGGCCTCGAAGTAACCGTCCTGCTCGGACTCACGATTCTTGTCGGAACCCTGATCGCGCCGCGTGTGCGCCTAGCTCTACCCCTCGTCCTCGTCATCTTCGGGTTGCTGCTCGGCTTCGTGCCGCAGCTGCGCGAGGTGCAGCTGCCGCCGGAGACGGTGCTCCTGCTGTTCCTCCCCGTGATCCTGTTCTGGGAGAGCCTGACGACCTCGCTGCGCTCGATCCGGCGCGACTTCCGGTACATCCTGCCGATGAGCACCGTTCTCGTCGTGGCATCCGCCTTCGCCGTCGCCGGTATCGCGGTGCTGTTCGGGATGCCGTGGGAGATCGCGCTGATCCTCGGCGCAGCTGTCGCGCCGCCGGATGCCACGGCCGTAGCCGCCCTGGGGCGACTGCTGCCGCGACGGGCCTTCATGAAGCTGAAGGCGGAGAGCCTCACCAACGACGGCACGGCTCTCGTGCTGTACGCGATCGCGGTGTCGGTCGCGCTGGGCGGACAGATCACGCCCCTCTCGGTCACCTGGGATGTGCTCGTGTCCTACGTGGGCGGAGTAGCAGCCGGAACCGCCGTCGCCGCGCTCGGCTACCTGCTCCTGAGTCGTTCCTCCTCGACCATCGTCATCAACGTCGCGCTGCTGCTCATCCCGTTCTCGGCGTTCCTCGTCGCCGAGCTCGTGCATGCATCGGGTGTGCTCGCCGTGGTGGTGGCGGGGCTCATCGTGGCCTACATCTCACCGCGCGTCACGACGGCATCCTCGCGGAGACAGGCGGATGCCGCGTGGCCGTTCGGAGTCTTCCTCCTCAACGGCGCGCTCTTCGTGCTCATCGGTCTCGAGGTGCAGTACGTGGTCCACGAGATCTCGGCCGCGGCCATCGGGCGGCTCGTGCTCATCACGCTCGCCGTCTGGGCCACCCTGCTCGTCGTGAGGTACGTGTTCCAGCTCCTCAATGTCCTCTTCCAGGGGCGTCCGACGTCACCGCTGCCCCGCGGTGTCCGGTCGCGTGCTCGAGCCGTCTCGACGGTCGCGGGTATGCGGGGTGCAGTGTCGCTCGCGATCGCCCTCTCGGTGCCGGCGTCCATCAGCGAGGGTGGCGGCGTGTCCGGCCGCGACGAGATCGTCTTCGTCACAGCGGGTGTCATCATGCTCAGCCTTCTCGTGCAGGCCCCGTTGCTCCCGATGATCGTGCGCTGGGCGAAGTTCCCGGTCGACCATGCCGAGGACGAGGAGTACGAGCTCGCGGAGCGGGCGATCTCCGGAGCCGCGCTCGCCGCTCTCGACGACCTCGCAGCCGAGCATGGTGTGGGGCAGGAGGTCCGCGACCGGGTGCGAGCCGAGGGCTACCAGATGCTTGAGTTCGAGAACGCGCGCTCTCTCGCCCGTGAGCAGGCGCTCGTGGATGCCGAGGCGGAGGCGCTCGACGACATGCTCGACGAGCCGGATCCGCTCGGCATCGGCGGGGTGGATACCGGCGATGCAACGCCGCTCGGCGTCGGGGCGACGGATACCACCGACGGCACGGTCCTGCAGATGATCGCCACGTCCGCCGACGTCGACCTCGCCCAGCGCTCGCCGCTGATCCGCCACGAGGAGCACACGCGGCTCAAGCTCGCCCTTCTCGACCGCAAGCGCGAGGTGCTGCTGGGGCTCCGCGGGGCCGGCACCGTCGACGACATGGTCGTGCGGCGGATCTCGGCACGCCTCGACCTCGAACAGGTGCGTCTGCAGGGCATCGAAGAGTTCGACTGA
- a CDS encoding MetQ/NlpA family ABC transporter substrate-binding protein, which produces MSRRTTSVIAALAAVPLFVALAGCATASSDAGSDDGGSTENEVVKVGIVGKGDAQWEPFVEAAAEEGITVELVDFGSYEQPNPALTEGEVDLNQFQHIVYLAEYNEASGSDLTPIGSTAIYPLGLYSTKYDDVKDIQKGETVAVPDDASNQARSLNVLQQAGLVELKSGGTPYSDLADVDTEKSKVQVKALEAALTPTSLPDVAAAIINNDFVKDAGLTFEDALATDDIEDPNALPYVNVFAARAEDADNETYLKLVEIFQTDEAVQKGLAESSGGTALSLQTPVKDLVDSLKKVQKEAAENK; this is translated from the coding sequence ATGTCACGTCGCACCACGTCCGTCATCGCCGCGCTCGCCGCGGTCCCGCTCTTCGTCGCACTCGCCGGCTGCGCCACCGCGTCGTCCGACGCCGGCTCCGACGACGGTGGATCCACCGAGAACGAGGTGGTCAAGGTCGGCATCGTCGGCAAGGGCGACGCGCAGTGGGAGCCCTTCGTCGAGGCCGCCGCTGAAGAGGGCATCACCGTCGAGCTCGTCGACTTCGGCAGCTACGAGCAGCCGAACCCGGCGCTCACCGAGGGCGAGGTCGACCTCAACCAGTTCCAGCACATCGTGTACCTGGCGGAGTACAACGAGGCATCGGGCTCAGATCTCACCCCGATCGGCTCGACCGCGATCTACCCGCTGGGCCTCTACTCCACGAAGTACGACGACGTGAAGGACATCCAGAAGGGCGAGACCGTCGCCGTTCCGGATGACGCGTCGAACCAGGCCCGCTCGCTCAACGTGCTGCAGCAGGCCGGTCTCGTCGAGCTGAAGAGCGGCGGCACGCCGTACTCCGACCTCGCCGACGTCGACACCGAGAAGTCCAAGGTGCAGGTCAAGGCCCTCGAAGCCGCACTCACCCCGACCTCGCTCCCGGACGTCGCCGCGGCGATCATCAACAACGACTTCGTGAAGGATGCCGGTCTGACGTTCGAGGACGCGCTGGCCACCGACGACATCGAGGACCCGAACGCGCTGCCATACGTGAACGTCTTCGCCGCGCGCGCAGAGGACGCCGACAACGAGACGTACCTCAAGCTCGTCGAGATCTTCCAGACCGACGAGGCTGTGCAGAAGGGCCTCGCGGAGTCGTCGGGCGGCACGGCCCTGTCGCTGCAGACGCCGGTCAAGGACCTCGTGGACTCGCTGAAGAAGGTCCAGAAGGAAGCTGCGGAGAACAAGTGA